One segment of Vagococcus martis DNA contains the following:
- a CDS encoding Na+/H+ antiporter NhaC family protein, protein MESKKKGHFKGMVPLIVFLILYMATGLISGSFESMPLMIGILIAIGIALTMNNKDNPTTFDERVMMFCKGGGDSGLMLMVVIFILAGAFYGVANGMKAVDSITNLGLTILPSNMILPGLFIIACILSFSMGTSMGTVAALAPIAIDIAGKTNSNLALVCGIVVGGAMFGDNLSFISDTTIAATRSQGVSMKDKFKANILLVLPAVVINLVLLAFQPIDTTTLSGATHDFNLVNILPYVLVIILSLIGIQVVLVMVAGIFSGMIIGMLHGDFNLIEFMKIAHDGMKGMEDMAIIAILVGGLVALMNYLGGIDWLLSVLTKNTKSARGGELSIAALVSLMDIATTNNTISIIAAGPLAKDISNQFGISPSRTASLLDIFSAAFNGLLPYAGQLLVIGGMAGVSPVSIMPYNWYSLLMIVVALVSIALGFPKGKLSDHSKFATDKAVVEGEIVK, encoded by the coding sequence ATGGAGTCGAAGAAAAAAGGGCATTTTAAAGGGATGGTACCACTAATAGTCTTCTTGATATTATATATGGCAACAGGGCTTATTTCAGGAAGCTTTGAAAGTATGCCTCTTATGATAGGGATTTTAATAGCAATAGGGATCGCTCTAACTATGAACAATAAAGATAATCCAACGACGTTTGATGAACGTGTTATGATGTTTTGTAAAGGTGGGGGAGATTCAGGTTTAATGTTGATGGTCGTTATCTTTATTTTAGCGGGTGCATTTTATGGTGTTGCTAATGGAATGAAAGCAGTTGATTCAATCACAAATCTAGGATTAACGATTTTACCATCTAATATGATTCTTCCCGGTTTGTTTATCATAGCGTGTATCTTAAGTTTTTCAATGGGGACTTCAATGGGAACAGTTGCAGCACTGGCACCAATTGCCATTGACATTGCAGGAAAAACGAACTCTAATCTAGCTTTAGTTTGTGGGATAGTTGTAGGTGGTGCTATGTTTGGAGATAATTTATCATTTATTTCTGATACAACAATTGCAGCAACGAGAAGTCAAGGTGTATCAATGAAAGATAAATTTAAAGCAAATATTTTACTAGTACTACCAGCTGTTGTGATTAATTTGGTATTATTAGCTTTTCAACCAATTGACACAACGACGTTATCTGGTGCAACGCATGATTTTAATCTCGTTAATATATTACCTTATGTGTTAGTTATTATTTTATCATTAATTGGTATTCAAGTTGTTTTAGTTATGGTAGCAGGTATTTTTTCAGGTATGATTATTGGTATGCTACATGGTGATTTTAATTTAATCGAATTTATGAAGATTGCTCATGATGGAATGAAAGGCATGGAAGATATGGCGATCATTGCTATATTGGTAGGTGGATTAGTTGCTTTAATGAATTATTTAGGTGGTATAGACTGGTTACTAAGTGTTTTAACTAAAAATACTAAGAGTGCTCGTGGTGGAGAACTTTCTATTGCTGCCCTAGTGAGTTTAATGGATATCGCAACAACAAATAATACAATTTCAATTATCGCAGCAGGACCTCTAGCAAAAGATATCTCAAATCAATTTGGTATATCGCCATCTAGAACAGCTAGCTTATTAGATATTTTTTCAGCAGCTTTTAATGGGTTACTACCATATGCTGGACAACTATTAGTGATTGGTGGTATGGCAGGAGTGTCACCAGTAAGCATTATGCCTTATAATTGGTATTCATTGTTAATGATTGTAGTTGCTTTAGTATCAATCGCTTTAGGTTTCCCAAAAGGGAAGTTATCAGATCATAGTAAATTTGCGACAGATAAAGCAGTAGTGGAAGGAGAAATCGTAAAATGA
- a CDS encoding LPXTG cell wall anchor domain-containing protein produces MKKAKLTTAMLALLVGTAVAPMVASAESNDPWGDAYSPYQPEKISDAESAKDAAAKEDAVKDAWEAAATKDSVEKDWNTPTAEEGKATEDSWKDAWEKAANEANKTSESKTEETKTSESKTEGSKTESSKEAEKTTDSKKEETKTTDSKKAAVKVATKKEEAKKSAAVLPQTNDTVNTGLVAGGVLSMLGSALLFFRKK; encoded by the coding sequence ATGAAAAAAGCTAAATTAACAACAGCTATGTTAGCATTATTAGTTGGTACAGCAGTAGCACCAATGGTAGCATCTGCAGAAAGCAATGATCCATGGGGAGACGCTTACAGCCCTTACCAACCAGAAAAAATTTCTGATGCTGAATCAGCAAAAGATGCAGCAGCAAAAGAAGATGCAGTAAAAGATGCATGGGAAGCAGCAGCTACCAAAGATTCAGTAGAAAAAGACTGGAATACTCCAACTGCTGAAGAAGGAAAAGCTACAGAAGACTCATGGAAAGATGCATGGGAAAAAGCAGCAAACGAAGCAAATAAAACTTCTGAATCAAAAACAGAAGAAACTAAAACTTCTGAATCAAAAACAGAAGGTTCTAAAACTGAATCTTCAAAAGAAGCAGAAAAAACAACTGATTCTAAAAAAGAAGAAACTAAAACAACAGACTCTAAAAAAGCTGCTGTAAAAGTTGCGACAAAAAAAGAAGAAGCTAAAAAATCTGCAGCTGTTTTACCACAAACAAATGATACTGTAAACACTGGTTTAGTTGCTGGTGGAGTATTATCTATGTTAGGTTCAGCTTTATTATTCTTCAGAAAAAAATAA
- a CDS encoding toxin Cry1Ac domain D-VI-related protein: MEKRQDKKSSNIIVKLVILVAIVVGVIFGGRYILNDKQKSSTTTKTKETQVSTVNKESEQLQVALDAMKELFVNGDPTRYRTDVTKKEFSSVQDKIDKLEGSTVKENLQTKLDEIKKSQTGGSSGSSS; this comes from the coding sequence GTGGAAAAACGACAAGATAAAAAATCAAGCAATATTATAGTTAAACTAGTCATTTTAGTTGCAATAGTAGTGGGAGTTATCTTTGGAGGTCGTTATATTTTAAATGACAAGCAAAAGAGCAGTACTACAACAAAGACTAAAGAGACACAAGTTTCAACTGTAAATAAAGAATCAGAACAATTACAAGTAGCATTGGATGCTATGAAAGAGTTATTTGTTAATGGTGATCCTACAAGATATCGAACTGATGTAACGAAAAAAGAGTTTTCGTCAGTCCAAGATAAGATTGATAAACTGGAAGGTAGTACAGTAAAAGAAAACTTACAAACGAAATTAGATGAGATAAAGAAATCCCAAACAGGTGGGTCTTCGGGAAGTTCATCATGA
- a CDS encoding DeoR/GlpR family DNA-binding transcription regulator, with protein MIKYDRLQAILSLLDEQGSVRVGDLSNQFNVTEETIRKDLDTLEERKQLKRVRGGAFKPNMKDKEVPFLLRETMYQEEKQIMAEHCMSLIEDGDSIALDSSTTCLTIASFLSKTNLKLTVITNSLDIFTVLKGHQTINLIGIGGNFRSVSHSFVGANAQSDISRYLIDKSFISSSGLSFGIGPTDNSEVESMVRYQFMNQSNETILVVDHTKFDFRTVHIISDFSQINTVITDQRPLNNKWITFFERENIQLIY; from the coding sequence ATGATTAAATATGACCGCTTACAAGCTATTCTTTCTTTACTAGATGAACAAGGTAGTGTCCGGGTAGGTGATTTGAGTAACCAATTTAATGTCACTGAGGAGACTATTAGAAAAGATTTAGATACATTAGAAGAAAGAAAACAATTGAAACGAGTACGAGGAGGAGCTTTCAAACCGAACATGAAAGATAAAGAAGTTCCCTTCCTTTTACGCGAAACCATGTATCAAGAAGAAAAACAAATTATGGCTGAGCATTGCATGTCACTTATCGAAGATGGTGACTCGATTGCATTAGATAGTTCAACAACGTGTCTTACTATTGCTAGTTTTTTATCTAAAACAAACTTAAAATTGACAGTTATTACTAACTCTTTAGATATTTTTACTGTTTTAAAAGGGCATCAAACAATTAATCTGATTGGGATTGGTGGTAACTTTAGGTCTGTATCCCACTCTTTCGTCGGTGCAAATGCCCAATCGGATATATCTAGATATTTAATTGATAAATCTTTTATTAGTAGCTCCGGTTTATCCTTTGGTATTGGTCCAACAGATAATAGCGAAGTTGAATCCATGGTGAGGTATCAATTTATGAATCAATCGAATGAAACTATCCTAGTGGTAGATCATACAAAATTTGATTTTAGAACAGTACATATTATTTCTGATTTCTCACAAATTAATACTGTCATCACAGATCAAAGACCACTAAATAATAAATGGATAACTTTTTTCGAACGAGAAAATATCCAATTAATTTATTAA
- a CDS encoding s-methyl-5-thioribose-1-phosphate isomerase — MQRADYDMPFLLQYENVAWYEEGKVRILDRRIYPTEIIFVECHTHQEVAQAITDMVTQSAGPYTAAGMGMALAAYEVKDLPIDEQKDYLDKAAHTIGYARPTTANRMTQITENCANVGKLALDHGTSAIEAIFNTTIDSLNRRYTIMDKVGCTLLKQLPKKGSVLTQCFGETIIGTLFRAAKKEGYELEVYCAETRPYFQGARLTASCVADLGFSTTVVTDNMIAYIMENKGIDVFTSAADTIARDGHIANKIGTNQIAILAQHYEVPYYVTGIPDTDKFGREDIVIEERDPQQVLEYRGIKNTLPSVKGIYPSFDITPPSRISGIVTDKGLYSPYDLATYFTHEQTRFY, encoded by the coding sequence ATGCAAAGAGCAGATTATGACATGCCATTTTTGTTACAATATGAAAATGTTGCCTGGTATGAAGAGGGAAAAGTTAGAATATTAGACCGTCGAATTTATCCAACAGAAATTATTTTTGTTGAGTGTCACACGCATCAAGAAGTTGCGCAAGCAATCACAGATATGGTGACACAAAGTGCTGGTCCTTATACAGCTGCTGGTATGGGCATGGCGTTAGCAGCATATGAAGTAAAAGATTTACCAATAGATGAACAAAAAGACTATTTGGATAAAGCAGCTCATACAATTGGCTATGCTAGACCTACAACAGCCAATCGTATGACACAAATAACTGAAAATTGTGCCAATGTCGGAAAATTAGCATTAGATCATGGAACAAGCGCAATTGAGGCAATTTTTAATACGACGATTGACTCTTTAAATCGTCGCTACACTATTATGGATAAGGTTGGATGTACATTGTTAAAACAATTGCCTAAAAAAGGGAGTGTATTGACACAATGTTTTGGAGAAACCATTATCGGTACGCTATTTAGAGCAGCAAAAAAAGAAGGGTATGAGCTAGAGGTTTATTGCGCCGAGACTAGACCGTATTTCCAAGGAGCTAGATTAACAGCTAGTTGTGTGGCGGATTTGGGGTTTTCTACAACCGTTGTGACAGATAATATGATTGCTTATATTATGGAAAATAAAGGAATTGATGTTTTCACTTCAGCGGCTGATACGATTGCAAGAGATGGTCATATTGCGAATAAAATTGGAACAAATCAAATTGCTATTTTAGCACAACACTATGAAGTGCCTTATTATGTTACGGGAATTCCTGATACAGATAAATTTGGTCGTGAAGATATAGTGATTGAAGAAAGAGACCCACAACAAGTCCTTGAATACAGAGGGATTAAGAATACGTTACCAAGTGTGAAAGGTATCTATCCATCATTTGATATTACACCACCAAGTAGAATTAGTGGGATTGTAACCGATAAAGGACTTTACTCACCTTATGATTTAGCCACCTATTTCACACATGAACAAACAAGATTTTATTAG
- a CDS encoding LPXTG cell wall anchor domain-containing protein — translation MKKVKLTTATLAMLAGAVVAPMVSNAEESASTPSSTEVEKPEVTDDSIGESAPKEEEIEDKTSAQTPAPATGNETPKVMPRAARSVDTSTALASAKETAKQEVANLFHSGQMLEDKYYPYAKRIDAAQTPEEAQAVVNEAKNTVAAELAALKETTKGNIAQLHHSGLMSLEKYYDFAAKVDAEKTLVGIAAVEAAANSFANSDINKAQVSTKQELADLVRAGKISEEAYYNLVPGIDNATTVGEIDAVLAQANNLVSLNEEKEAAKEVVLGLSHKEQITPDDYWNFVDQIEKSDSSAAVQSVVASAKQLAELNQAKKDAKQAVADLVYEGKLTEDEYFPYAERIDAAQTPEEAKAVVADAQAKVALDAIKLEAKHEINELVHAGKITLEDYYAFEEQIDAATSEREVRSVVASAHYLSDLNDAKLEAKYTINDLVHAGKLTLDDYYAFEKDIDAATTLEGVQSVVDAANYLVALNDAKLEAKYTINDLVHAGKLTLDDYYTFEKDIDASTTLEEVASVVETAKQLVALNEAKEAGKYTISDMVYADQLTLNDYYHFAEQIENAKDVKTVDEILETAKALSAARIAADAELLEFLSEGKITPAQYKEYKAQILNAKTAEEVEAIMADFRALFAPEETEKPGEETGKPGEGEEPAKTDANKGNNKADSKKSVVVKQETTKNNGKKVLPQTGDTVEKGLILGGLTAMLSSAALYFRKK, via the coding sequence ATGAAAAAAGTTAAATTAACGACAGCGACATTAGCAATGTTAGCTGGAGCGGTTGTAGCACCAATGGTATCAAATGCAGAAGAATCAGCAAGCACCCCATCATCTACAGAAGTAGAAAAACCAGAAGTAACAGATGACTCAATTGGTGAATCAGCACCTAAAGAAGAAGAAATAGAAGATAAAACTAGTGCACAAACACCAGCACCAGCAACTGGAAACGAAACACCAAAAGTTATGCCAAGAGCAGCAAGAAGTGTAGACACAAGCACAGCATTAGCTTCAGCAAAAGAAACTGCTAAACAAGAAGTAGCTAACTTATTCCATTCAGGACAAATGTTAGAAGATAAATACTACCCATATGCAAAACGTATTGACGCTGCACAAACACCAGAAGAAGCTCAAGCAGTAGTTAACGAAGCGAAAAATACTGTAGCAGCTGAATTAGCGGCATTAAAAGAAACAACTAAAGGTAATATCGCTCAATTACACCATTCAGGATTAATGTCATTAGAAAAATATTATGACTTTGCAGCAAAAGTTGATGCAGAAAAAACACTTGTCGGTATTGCAGCAGTTGAAGCAGCAGCAAATTCATTTGCTAATAGCGACATCAACAAAGCTCAAGTATCAACAAAACAAGAATTAGCTGACTTAGTTCGCGCTGGTAAAATTAGTGAAGAGGCATACTATAACCTTGTACCAGGAATTGACAATGCAACAACTGTTGGTGAAATTGACGCTGTCTTAGCACAAGCTAACAACTTAGTTTCTTTAAATGAAGAAAAAGAAGCAGCTAAAGAAGTTGTTCTTGGTTTAAGCCACAAAGAACAAATCACACCAGATGATTACTGGAATTTCGTTGACCAAATCGAAAAATCAGACTCATCAGCAGCTGTTCAATCAGTAGTAGCATCAGCAAAACAATTAGCAGAATTAAACCAAGCTAAAAAAGATGCAAAACAAGCAGTAGCTGATTTAGTATATGAAGGAAAATTAACAGAAGATGAGTACTTCCCATATGCAGAACGTATTGACGCTGCACAAACACCAGAAGAAGCAAAAGCTGTTGTAGCTGATGCACAAGCAAAAGTAGCTTTAGATGCGATTAAATTAGAAGCAAAACATGAAATTAACGAATTAGTACATGCAGGTAAAATCACTTTAGAAGACTACTATGCATTTGAAGAACAAATTGATGCAGCAACATCTGAAAGGGAAGTAAGATCAGTAGTAGCTTCAGCTCACTATTTATCAGACTTAAATGATGCTAAATTAGAAGCAAAATATACTATCAATGACTTAGTACATGCAGGTAAATTAACATTAGACGATTACTATGCATTTGAAAAAGATATTGACGCAGCAACAACTCTTGAAGGTGTTCAATCAGTTGTAGATGCAGCAAACTATTTAGTAGCATTAAATGATGCTAAATTAGAAGCAAAATATACTATCAATGACTTAGTACATGCAGGTAAACTAACATTAGATGATTACTATACATTTGAAAAAGATATTGATGCATCAACTACATTAGAAGAAGTAGCATCAGTTGTTGAAACAGCTAAACAATTAGTAGCTTTAAACGAAGCTAAAGAAGCTGGTAAATACACAATTAGTGATATGGTTTATGCTGACCAATTAACACTAAATGACTACTACCACTTTGCAGAACAAATTGAAAATGCAAAAGATGTTAAAACAGTAGATGAAATTTTAGAAACTGCAAAAGCTTTATCAGCAGCTAGAATTGCAGCAGATGCTGAGTTATTAGAATTCTTATCAGAAGGAAAAATTACTCCAGCTCAATATAAAGAATATAAAGCTCAAATTTTAAACGCTAAAACTGCAGAAGAAGTTGAAGCAATCATGGCTGACTTCCGTGCATTATTCGCTCCAGAAGAAACAGAAAAACCAGGTGAAGAAACAGGAAAACCAGGTGAAGGCGAAGAACCAGCTAAAACAGACGCTAACAAAGGTAACAACAAAGCTGACTCTAAAAAATCAGTAGTAGTTAAACAAGAAACAACTAAAAACAATGGTAAAAAAGTTTTACCACAAACTGGCGACACTGTAGAAAAAGGTTTAATTTTAGGTGGATTAACAGCAATGTTATCATCTGCAGCATTATACTTCAGAAAAAAATAA
- a CDS encoding LacI family DNA-binding transcriptional regulator yields the protein MKITIKEIAAISGVSTTTVSQILNNKGQRFSEETRKRVLKAVEEYDYNPDYFAKNMVHRESKTVGMIVPDVTDLFFSKVIEGVEDYFNKKDYMILLCNSRHSAEKEKDYIKQLQNRSVAGILLASPNSLKLESDLKGSPYILIDRGLNTRTEGNLLVKEYSGVYQAIQHLIDNGHTRVGMLTNESGYYEMTERFDAYYQCLKDNNIEYNPDFIADGPVTIEGGYLAAKGLLEKQVITALCCGNDQMAIGAYRAAYELGLTIPKDLSVIGFDDLEISAFLNPPLTTVKQPAFDIGYTAAQYLLQEIDHPNEIIPNKTFETTFIERGSTISIDKT from the coding sequence ATGAAAATAACAATCAAAGAAATAGCAGCTATCTCAGGTGTTTCTACGACAACCGTTTCTCAGATATTAAATAATAAAGGGCAAAGATTTAGCGAAGAAACACGCAAAAGAGTTTTAAAAGCGGTTGAGGAATACGATTACAATCCTGATTACTTTGCTAAAAATATGGTTCATAGGGAGTCTAAAACAGTTGGAATGATTGTTCCAGATGTAACTGACTTATTTTTTTCCAAGGTAATTGAAGGTGTTGAGGATTACTTTAATAAAAAAGATTATATGATTTTATTATGTAATTCAAGACATTCAGCAGAAAAAGAGAAAGATTATATCAAACAACTTCAAAATCGATCGGTTGCAGGGATTTTATTAGCAAGTCCGAATTCTTTAAAGTTAGAGAGTGATCTAAAAGGAAGTCCATATATTTTAATTGATAGGGGGCTTAATACGAGAACAGAAGGAAATCTGTTAGTAAAAGAATATAGTGGTGTTTATCAAGCTATTCAACATTTAATTGATAATGGACATACGCGAGTTGGTATGCTGACAAATGAATCCGGTTATTATGAAATGACAGAGCGATTTGATGCGTATTATCAATGTCTAAAAGATAATAATATTGAATATAATCCTGATTTTATTGCAGACGGTCCTGTGACAATAGAGGGTGGATACTTAGCTGCTAAAGGTTTACTCGAAAAACAAGTTATCACAGCATTATGTTGTGGAAACGATCAAATGGCGATTGGAGCTTACAGAGCAGCCTATGAATTAGGTTTAACTATTCCAAAAGACTTATCGGTGATAGGGTTTGATGACCTAGAAATCTCAGCTTTTTTAAATCCACCATTAACAACAGTAAAACAACCAGCTTTTGATATTGGTTATACGGCCGCTCAATATTTGTTACAAGAAATAGATCATCCTAATGAAATTATTCCTAATAAAACTTTCGAAACCACGTTTATTGAACGAGGAAGCACAATATCTATTGACAAAACATGA
- a CDS encoding L-fuculose-phosphate aldolase — MKYVKERQLLVDYGKQMIGEKLTTGTGGNLSIYIREDNVMLITPSGIPYMDTVPEDIVLMTLDGEVLEGDRKPSSEYDMHCIFYKNTDNINSVVHTHSEFATVFACLQQDILPLHYIIGSVGKKIRCCKYETFGTKELAQTVYDTIGEDKGLLLGNHGTIAVGEDLASAFSVAKDIEFIAKLYYRALSIGKPVLLDDEQLSEVVEKFGTYGQLRTYGQKNE, encoded by the coding sequence ATGAAGTATGTAAAAGAAAGACAATTACTTGTAGATTATGGTAAACAAATGATTGGAGAAAAACTAACGACCGGAACAGGGGGAAATTTAAGTATCTATATTAGGGAAGACAATGTTATGTTAATCACACCAAGTGGTATACCCTATATGGATACAGTACCTGAAGATATCGTGTTAATGACACTAGATGGGGAAGTTCTTGAAGGGGATCGAAAACCATCTAGTGAATATGATATGCATTGTATTTTTTATAAAAATACTGACAATATCAATTCTGTTGTTCATACTCACTCAGAGTTTGCTACCGTTTTTGCTTGTTTACAGCAAGATATTCTCCCACTGCACTATATTATTGGGTCAGTTGGTAAAAAAATAAGATGTTGCAAATATGAAACGTTTGGAACGAAAGAATTGGCACAAACTGTATATGACACAATAGGCGAGGATAAAGGATTACTTTTAGGTAATCATGGAACGATTGCTGTGGGTGAAGACTTAGCTTCAGCTTTTTCAGTGGCTAAAGATATTGAGTTTATAGCTAAACTTTATTACCGAGCATTATCTATTGGAAAACCAGTTCTTTTAGATGATGAACAACTATCTGAAGTCGTAGAAAAATTCGGTACGTATGGTCAACTTAGAACATATGGGCAAAAAAATGAGTAA
- the mtnK gene encoding S-methyl-5-thioribose kinase — MRQFDEHFLMSHDDVREYVSTYLGLFEEMDTLVVEEIGDGNINYVFKVTDPNSNKSVVVKQADILLRSSGRPLDINRNKIEADILKIQYDLMPEYIPEIYDYNEKMAALTMEDISAYKNLRYELLEKRQFPKLAEEISEFMANVLVSTSDLVWDRKDKKEQVKNFINIDMCDISEDLVFTEPYYDYKNQNIILEDNKEFVEEFVYQNEELSVQVAILRDKYMNYAQSLVHGDLHSGSIFANQEGIKIIDPEFAFYGPMGYDIGNVIGNLFFSLAHNDFFNTDASFKKWLSETIVSIYDLTKEKMSYVIKEKTTLPLYQNASFIENYVSTVMQDALGYAGTEMIRRTIGDSKVKEISSAPETSERIQMERVILTFAIDCIMDRDKIETGDQLIRCYRLVKSCTLK; from the coding sequence ATGAGACAATTTGACGAACATTTTTTAATGTCACATGACGATGTTAGAGAGTACGTATCAACATATTTAGGATTATTTGAAGAGATGGATACTCTAGTTGTTGAAGAAATTGGTGATGGTAATATTAATTATGTGTTTAAGGTGACTGATCCAAATAGCAATAAAAGTGTGGTTGTAAAACAAGCAGATATTTTATTACGCTCGTCTGGTCGTCCGTTAGATATTAATCGAAATAAAATTGAAGCAGATATTTTAAAAATTCAGTATGATTTGATGCCTGAATACATTCCAGAAATCTATGATTATAATGAAAAAATGGCAGCTCTTACGATGGAAGATATCTCAGCTTACAAAAATTTACGCTATGAATTATTAGAAAAACGACAATTTCCAAAATTAGCTGAAGAAATTAGTGAATTTATGGCCAACGTTTTAGTCTCAACGAGTGATTTGGTATGGGATAGAAAAGATAAAAAAGAACAAGTAAAGAATTTTATTAATATTGATATGTGTGATATTAGCGAAGACTTAGTTTTTACTGAACCTTACTATGATTATAAGAATCAAAATATCATTTTAGAAGATAATAAGGAATTTGTTGAGGAGTTCGTTTATCAAAATGAAGAATTGAGTGTACAAGTTGCGATATTACGTGACAAATACATGAATTATGCGCAATCACTTGTGCATGGAGATTTACATTCAGGTTCAATATTTGCGAATCAAGAGGGCATTAAAATCATTGATCCAGAGTTTGCATTTTATGGACCAATGGGTTACGACATTGGTAATGTGATAGGCAACTTATTTTTCTCTCTAGCACATAATGACTTTTTTAATACAGACGCCTCTTTTAAAAAGTGGTTATCTGAAACGATTGTTTCTATCTATGATTTAACTAAGGAGAAAATGAGTTATGTAATAAAAGAAAAAACAACTTTACCATTATATCAAAATGCTTCTTTTATTGAGAATTATGTTTCAACTGTGATGCAGGATGCTTTAGGGTATGCAGGGACAGAAATGATTCGTCGTACAATAGGGGATTCTAAAGTAAAAGAGATTTCGTCAGCACCAGAAACATCTGAAAGAATCCAAATGGAGAGAGTCATCCTAACATTTGCGATAGACTGTATTATGGATAGAGATAAAATAGAGACAGGTGATCAATTAATACGTTGTTACCGTCTAGTAAAAAGTTGTACATTAAAGTAA
- the tnpA gene encoding IS200/IS605 family transposase → MKKDNQSLSHTTWKCKYHIVFAPKYRRQIIYGKYKQSIGEILRLLCERKGVEIIEASACKDHVHMLVSIPSKLSVSGFIGYLKGKSSLMIFDRHANLKYRYGNRKFWCRGYYVDTVGQNKKQIEEYIRNQIQEDYVADQLTLFEEYDPFTGEKNKKK, encoded by the coding sequence ATGAAAAAGGACAATCAAAGTTTATCACACACAACATGGAAATGTAAGTATCATATCGTTTTTGCTCCTAAATACAGACGACAAATTATTTATGGAAAATACAAACAAAGTATCGGAGAAATTCTAAGGTTATTATGTGAGCGAAAAGGTGTTGAAATAATTGAAGCTAGCGCATGTAAAGATCATGTTCATATGTTAGTAAGTATTCCATCAAAATTAAGTGTTTCAGGATTCATAGGTTACTTAAAAGGAAAAAGCAGTCTTATGATCTTTGACAGACATGCTAATTTGAAATATAGATATGGTAACAGAAAATTTTGGTGTCGGGGTTACTATGTTGATACAGTAGGACAAAATAAGAAACAAATTGAGGAATACATAAGAAATCAAATTCAAGAAGATTATGTGGCAGATCAACTAACATTATTTGAAGAATATGATCCGTTTACAGGAGAGAAAAATAAAAAGAAATAA